One window of the Vigna radiata var. radiata cultivar VC1973A chromosome 1, Vradiata_ver6, whole genome shotgun sequence genome contains the following:
- the LOC106767132 gene encoding uncharacterized protein LOC106767132 — protein sequence MFMASSTKNLADSASWCCALALLCLILLGSIRESHVPEEEEETAAVKGRSNLFERPCDEIYVVGEGETLHTISDKCGDPFIVESNPHIHDPDDVFPGLVIKITPTHKLKR from the exons ATGTTCATGGCTTCCTCAACAAAGAACCTAGCAGATTCAGCATCATGGTGTTGTGCCTTAGCCCTTTTGTGTCTGATTCTACTGGGGTCTATAAGGGAGAGCCATGTGccagaggaggaggaggagaccGCGGCGGTGAAAGGGCGGAGCAACCTCTTTGAACGGCCGTGTGATGAGATATATGTGGTGGGAGAAGGAGAGACCCTACACACCATTAGTGACAAGTGTGGTGACCCTTTTATTGTTGAAAGCAACCCTCATATTCATGACCCTGATGATGTTTTCCCCGGCCTTGTCATCAAAATCACCCCCACTCATAAGCTCAAGAG gtaa